CGATGCCCGAGTTCGTCGACGTCATCGTGCCGCGCGGCGGCAAGGGCCTGATCGAGCGCATCGCGAAGGACGCCCGGGTGCCGGTGATCAAGCACCTCGACGGCAACTGCCACGTCTATATCGACGATGAGGCCGATCCCGTCAAGGTCGTGCCGATCGTCGACAACGCCAAGACCCAGCGCTACGGCACCTGCAACACCGCCGAATCGCTGCTCGTCGCACGCGACATCGCCGACCTCTACCTTCCTGCGATCGGCCACATGCTCGCCGCCAAGGGGGTGGAGATGCGCTGCTGCGCCGAATCCCTCGCGCTGTTGCGCGAAGCCGGAGTGGAGGCCGCCAGGCTGGCGGTCGCAACCGAGGCCGACTGGCGCGAGGAATACCTGGCGCCGATCATCGCCGTGAAGGTCGTCGCCGGCATCGACGAGGCAATCGCCCACGTCAATGCCTACAGTTCCGGCCACACCGAGGCGATCGTCACCGAGAACTACAGCCACGCGATGCGCTTCCTGCGCGAAGTCGATTCGTCCTCGGTGATGGTCAATGCCTCGACCCGCTTCGCCGACGGCTTCGAATACGGCCTCGGCGCCGAGATCGGCATTTCCACCGACAAGATCCACGCCCGCGGTCCGGTCGGGCTGGAAGGCCT
The window above is part of the Thauera aromatica K172 genome. Proteins encoded here:
- a CDS encoding glutamate-5-semialdehyde dehydrogenase yields the protein MDIHDYMHTLGRQARAASRRLAAASTGDKNAALLAMAGEIRSRRSELLTANARDLDEARAGGLEAALIDRLILNEKGIEAMAAGLEQIAALPDPVGEITDVKRRPSGIQVGKMRVPLGVIGIIYEARPNVTADAAALCLKSGNAAILRGGKEAIHANRAIAACVRAGLVAAGLPEHAVQVVETTDRAAVGELITMPEFVDVIVPRGGKGLIERIAKDARVPVIKHLDGNCHVYIDDEADPVKVVPIVDNAKTQRYGTCNTAESLLVARDIADLYLPAIGHMLAAKGVEMRCCAESLALLREAGVEAARLAVATEADWREEYLAPIIAVKVVAGIDEAIAHVNAYSSGHTEAIVTENYSHAMRFLREVDSSSVMVNASTRFADGFEYGLGAEIGISTDKIHARGPVGLEGLTSQKWIVFGNGEIRR